In Drosophila simulans strain w501 chromosome 3R, Prin_Dsim_3.1, whole genome shotgun sequence, a single window of DNA contains:
- the LOC27206466 gene encoding dynein axonemal assembly factor 5 produces the protein MGFEIDTQQICSDLESSDRRQKTTVLDELFNKCTEAINSGESADKIAEVFDKLYLHLLKCYEDRFESVRSKAVQVVSTFLSGLPPTDFHLMNVVSTLAERMGKAETVEPSEEIRLLYIMQLNLMILLYAKMENVGVFRECYPLVVKILIKSIKDDYPVVQREGCSAVVTVSRLADTQEFRPFTESILLPLYAMLNHKHAQARISAIKAIARLSLHVDASGDVMRRLFNEVSPLLMDTMPLVRREVGQMGILMLMELLDRYSFFERILPLVLCCLKDESPEVLNHIYPQWLKCGIQYYNENEAELSQQEISDLPVENYPKDVKRPTIGCRGLVQRSLRLLQLITRETSDWKDNVRLHALKLLYQFVLHAEAAMTAKFFEIYGDLAHACIDLVAEVNAEAAKVADLMGRLLSYDAWIDHGFDGLERNARESYMRCFYHMFTASLGGTYEQLMRLAKLLRCTDYSHTLKPGFQHYILKLLNTIVDKSLKINAGQNELEDLYESVYVCAIKVMALSSSLENGGNEDVNFGQMLIEKLVKLLNTSVAKTHERWFHLALQDVINLDAALEDNAEPVMLLNGLINMCHIRATYVHDLIEKVKIVFQHCCDSAQVKIFSSLSLATLFWSKTMNVEREASTQMLSEFVSQIVEPYLTWKAGSNAEAMRSLAMATLCALAQGAELESVEVLPSLAKYMPSLLEDRNVTTRHYAIKAVVYFREMCVEDLKPLAYATMQRMDDPSAGIRILAALAVGKLKPKFGETDTEKNHEREVWDAIVKRAMDLLLLYHESPEKDMRAAVDVTLKVLAKSHPDAWEERYQRALPMSQKKDLLTELYDKLTINEDPELTTASKD, from the coding sequence ATGGGCTTCGAAATTGATACCCAGCAGATTTGCTCGGATCTGGAGAGCTCCGATCGACGTCAGAAGACGACAGTTCTGGATGAACTGTTTAATAAGTGCACAGAAGCAATCAATTCCGGCGAGAGTGCTGACAAAATAGCCGAGGTTTTCGATAAACTGTATCTGCATCTATTGAAATGCTACGAGGATAGATTCGAAAGCGTTCGTTCTAAAGCCGTTCAGGTGGTGAGTACCTTTTTGTCAGGTCTTCCGCCGACGGATTTCCACCTGATGAATGTGGTTTCCACTTTGGCGGAGCGGATGGGAAAGGCCGAAACCGTGGAGCCCAGCGAGGAAATCCGTCTACTCTACATTATGCAACTGAATTTGATGATTCTCCTGTatgcgaaaatggaaaatgtgggcGTCTTCAGGGAGTGCTATCCCTTGGTGGTGAAGATTCTGATCAAGTCCATCAAGGATGACTATCCGGTGGTGCAGCGCGAAGGATGCTCCGCTGTGGTTACTGTCTCTCGCTTGGCTGATACCCAGGAGTTTCGTCCCTTTACAGAATCCATTCTGCTACCTCTTTACGCAATGTTGAATCACAAACATGCGCAGGCCAGGATATCGGCCATTAAAGCCATCGCCAGGCTGAGTCTACACGTGGACGCCAGTGGCGATGTAATGAGAAGGCTTTTCAATGAGGTGTCGCCTCTTCTTATGGACACCATGCCATTGGTTCGCCGAGAAGTCGGTCAGATGGGCATTCTTATGCTAATGGAGCTATTGGATCGCTATTCCTTCTTTGAGAGAATTCTACCGCTGGTTCTTTGTTGCCTGAAGGACGAATCTCCGGAGGTTCTGAATCACATATACCCGCAATGGCTCAAGTGTGGCATACAATATTACAATGAAAACGAAGCAGAGTTGTCCCAGCAGGAAATAAGCGATTTGCCAGTTGAGAATTACCCGAAGGATGTCAAGCGACCTACCATAGGATGTCGTGGATTGGTGCAACGATCTTTGCGACTCTTGCAACTTATTACCCGGGAAACAAGCGACTGGAAGGATAACGTTCGCCTCCACGCCCTGAAGCTACTCtatcaatttgttttgcacgCCGAGGCTGCCATGACTGCCAAGTTCTTTGAGATCTACGGGGATTTGGCCCATGCCTGCATCGATCTTGTGGCAGAAGTCAATGCGGAAGCCGCCAAGGTGGCGGATTTGATGGGTCGTCTGTTGTCCTATGATGCCTGGATAGATCACGGCTTCGACGGCCTCGAACGGAATGCCCGTGAGTCATATATGAGATGTTTCTACCACATGTTCACCGCCTCCCTGGGTGGCACCTATGAGCAGTTGATGCGCTTGGCCAAGCTTCTTCGCTGCACCGATTACTCTCATACACTGAAGCCAGGTTTTCAGCATTACATACTCAAACTCTTGAATACCATTGTCGATAAATCGCTGAAGATCAATGCGGGGCAAAACGAGCTGGAGGATCTCTACGAGtcggtatatgtatgtgccaTTAAAGTAATGGCACTTTCGAGTTCCCTCGAAAATGGCGGAAACGAAGATGTTAATTTCGGTCAAATGCTGATCGAAAAATTGGTCAAACTACTCAACACTTCGGTTGCTAAAACACACGAACGTTGGTTTCATTTGGCCCTGCAGGATGTTATAAATCTGGATGCGGCCTTGGAGGATAATGCTGAACCTGTGATGCTGTTGAATGGATTGATAAATATGTGCCACATTCGAGCTACCTATGTGCACGATCTTATCGAGAAAGTTAAGATCGTCTTTCAGCATTGCTGCGATAGTGCTCAAGTTAAAATCTTTAGCAGTCTCTCGTTGGCAACTCTATTTTGGTCGAAAACGATGAATGTCGAACGTGAGGCCAGCACTCAGATGTTAAGTGAATTCGTATCGCAGATTGTGGAACCCTATCTGACCTGGAAGGCTGGATCCAATGCCGAGGCCATGAGATCCCTGGCCATGGCTACTCTGTGTGCTTTGGCCCAGGGAGCCGAACTGGAATCTGTGGAAGTTCTACCCTCACTGGCCAAATACATGCCTAGCCTGCTCGAAGATCGCAATGTCACCACACGGCATTATGCGATCAAGGCGGTTGTATATTTCCGGGAAATGTGTGTGGAAGATTTGAAGCCACTAGCTTATGCCACCATGCAGCGCATGGATGATCCTTCGGCTGGCATTCGTATCCTGGCTGCTTTAGCGGTGGGTAAATTGAAGCCCAAGTTCGGCGAGACGGATACTGAAAAGAACCATGAAAGGGAGGTGTGGGATGCTATAGTTAAACGCGCCATGGATCTGCTCTTGCTCTATCACGAAAGTCCCGAGAAGGACATGAGGGCGGCTGTAGACGTTACCCTAAAGGTCTTGGCCAAATCTCATCCAGATGCCTGGGAGGAACGCTACCAACGGGCTTTACCTATGTCTCAGAAAAAGGATTTACTCACCGAACTCTATGATAAGCTAACCATCAATGAAGATCCTGAGCTTACAACAGCATCAAAAGATTAG